The Dethiosulfovibrio peptidovorans DSM 11002 genome has a window encoding:
- a CDS encoding PSP1 domain-containing protein, which yields MSVYLTIFGKPRYLGIMEVDSPVLVPGEPVVIETMRGVETATVGGPISEEQTELYRKANENSPKDGAQGGEPGLQTVTFVAQASEDDIVADQENRRDEEDVLFKARQVLGEHGLAMKIVDVEYLLDRKKLFFYFTAEQRIDFRAYVRDLAREFRTRIELRQIGVRDEAKVVRGIAPCGNPCCCSYWLHSFLPIGIKMVKEQNLALNPTKISGLCGRLMCCMSYEHHVYRELWKKLPNPGSKIRSPRGTFILVGVDIDGENALVRTPDGAHVPVSVERFADFKEAVMVGEDWQPFVAVSDQEEERPPIEPVFAMPTSTTRPVREDKDEPSKKEERSGSSEKSSRKGAPGKDSSSDKPKSSSRRRRRKKKKPATTSGEKTTDQSQGQKPPKDKVKQGTPKAKSGGKEQSPPEKGDSKPKRRRRRKKPGNNKKTDKNVKKDGNDVSKGGTAD from the coding sequence TTGAGCGTATATTTGACGATATTCGGTAAGCCTAGATATCTGGGCATAATGGAAGTCGACTCCCCTGTCTTGGTACCTGGGGAGCCGGTGGTGATAGAGACTATGAGAGGTGTCGAGACCGCCACAGTAGGAGGTCCGATTTCGGAAGAGCAGACGGAGCTTTACAGAAAGGCTAACGAGAACAGCCCCAAGGACGGAGCCCAGGGAGGAGAGCCGGGACTCCAGACCGTGACCTTTGTGGCACAGGCGTCGGAGGACGATATCGTCGCCGATCAGGAAAACCGTAGAGATGAGGAAGACGTTCTTTTCAAGGCAAGACAGGTTCTGGGGGAGCACGGTCTGGCCATGAAGATAGTCGATGTGGAGTATCTTCTGGACAGGAAAAAACTTTTCTTCTACTTCACCGCTGAGCAGCGGATAGACTTCAGGGCCTACGTCCGAGATCTAGCTAGGGAATTTAGAACCAGGATAGAGCTTCGACAGATAGGGGTTAGAGACGAGGCCAAGGTAGTGAGGGGTATAGCTCCCTGTGGCAATCCCTGTTGCTGTAGCTACTGGCTTCACAGCTTCCTTCCCATCGGTATCAAAATGGTCAAAGAACAAAACCTCGCGTTGAATCCCACCAAGATATCCGGGCTTTGCGGAAGGCTTATGTGCTGTATGAGCTACGAACATCACGTCTACAGGGAGCTTTGGAAGAAACTTCCGAATCCTGGCAGCAAAATACGGAGTCCCAGAGGCACCTTTATACTGGTAGGAGTCGACATAGACGGAGAAAATGCCCTCGTGAGGACCCCCGATGGAGCCCACGTTCCCGTATCGGTGGAACGTTTTGCCGATTTCAAGGAAGCGGTGATGGTAGGAGAGGACTGGCAGCCCTTCGTGGCGGTTTCGGACCAGGAGGAAGAGAGACCTCCGATCGAACCGGTATTTGCTATGCCTACCTCCACCACCAGGCCTGTTCGGGAGGACAAGGACGAGCCTTCTAAAAAGGAAGAGCGCTCCGGTTCATCAGAGAAATCGTCGAGGAAAGGGGCGCCAGGGAAAGACAGTTCCTCGGATAAGCCCAAAAGCTCCAGCAGGAGAAGAAGGAGAAAGAAAAAAAAGCCTGCGACCACATCCGGTGAAAAGACGACCGACCAGTCTCAAGGTCAAAAGCCCCCTAAGGATAAGGTCAAACAGGGAACTCCCAAAGCCAAGAGCGGAGGAAAGGAACAGAGTCCTCCGGAGAAGGGAGACTCCAAGCCCAAGCGTCGCAGGAGAAGAAAGAAACCCGGCAACAATAAAAAGACTGATAAAAACGTCAAAAAGGACGGCAACGACGTCTCCAAGGGAGGTACCGCGGACTGA
- the purB gene encoding adenylosuccinate lyase: MIGRYETEEMRGIWSLENQYRSWMEVELAVCKAWCDLGVIPKDALKEIETKSDFDVDRIAAIEAEVHHDVIAFVTDMASQVGPSGRYIHLGLTSSDVLDTASALRLRQALDVVLKQLDSLCDAVWKLADGHRHTPCVGRSHGIHAEPTTFGLKVLNWYSELTRDRERLLSARDNIGYGKLSGAVGTFAHSSPEFEEKVCASLDLKADPVSTQVVQRDRHAQVSYALSSLGCAMERISTEIRHLQRTEVLEVLEPFGSKQKGSSAMPHKKNPILCERITGMSRLLRSYHLAALENVALWHERDISHSSVERIAWPDSFHLVHYMEKLLQRVVVGLTVKADNMRRNLDLTKGLVFSQRVLLQLVERFGLSREDAYSVVQSNAMRCWDGEGAFIDLLWEDERINGALEREELEELFSEEYYFRHVDSVFDRFPNRG; this comes from the coding sequence ATGATCGGTCGTTATGAGACTGAGGAGATGCGCGGAATATGGTCTTTAGAAAACCAGTACAGAAGCTGGATGGAGGTGGAGCTGGCGGTCTGTAAGGCCTGGTGCGATCTGGGAGTCATTCCGAAAGACGCACTGAAGGAAATCGAGACGAAAAGCGATTTCGACGTGGACAGGATCGCCGCTATAGAGGCGGAGGTCCATCACGACGTCATAGCCTTTGTGACGGATATGGCCTCACAGGTAGGGCCTAGCGGAAGGTACATACATCTGGGGCTAACCAGCAGTGATGTGCTCGATACCGCCAGCGCACTGAGACTTAGACAGGCCTTGGACGTAGTTTTGAAGCAGCTGGACTCTCTTTGCGATGCCGTGTGGAAACTGGCCGACGGGCATCGACATACCCCCTGTGTAGGAAGGTCCCACGGGATCCATGCCGAGCCTACGACCTTTGGCCTCAAGGTCTTGAACTGGTATTCGGAGCTTACGAGGGATAGAGAAAGGCTTCTCTCCGCCAGGGATAACATCGGCTACGGGAAGCTTTCCGGAGCGGTGGGAACCTTTGCCCATAGTTCCCCTGAGTTCGAGGAGAAGGTCTGCGCTTCCCTCGATCTGAAGGCCGATCCTGTGTCGACCCAGGTAGTCCAGAGAGACAGGCATGCTCAGGTATCCTACGCCCTGTCGAGTTTGGGCTGCGCTATGGAGAGAATCTCCACCGAGATACGTCATCTTCAGAGGACCGAGGTGCTGGAGGTGCTGGAGCCCTTCGGCAGCAAACAGAAAGGCTCCTCCGCCATGCCTCACAAAAAGAACCCCATACTCTGCGAGAGGATAACCGGTATGTCCCGACTCCTAAGATCCTATCATCTTGCCGCCCTCGAGAACGTGGCTCTGTGGCACGAGAGGGACATAAGCCATTCTTCGGTGGAGCGCATCGCCTGGCCCGACTCGTTCCATCTTGTCCACTACATGGAAAAACTTCTTCAAAGGGTCGTCGTAGGGCTCACGGTGAAGGCCGATAACATGAGGCGCAACCTCGACCTGACCAAGGGGCTCGTCTTCAGTCAGAGGGTGTTGCTGCAGTTGGTCGAGCGTTTCGGTCTGAGCCGGGAGGACGCTTACTCGGTGGTCCAGTCCAACGCCATGAGGTGCTGGGACGGAGAGGGTGCCTTCATCGATCTTCTCTGGGAAGACGAGAGGATCAACGGAGCTCTCGAAAGAGAGGAACTGGAGGAGCTTTTCTCCGAGGAATATTATTTCCGTCACGTAGATTCGGTGTTCGATAGATTCCCCAATAGGGGATAA
- the ftsY gene encoding signal recognition particle-docking protein FtsY, whose translation MAFFKGIASKLANVREKWSEGVASLFSGKLDDEFWEELTDRLIAGDVGVELSEELAEELKETSRREGIREPEALLIRFKEILSSRLESVPMMGKPLSPGSGLSIVVMVGVNGSGKTTTTGKLAQQLVSQGNKVVLAAADTFRAAASEQLHVWGERIGIRVISQHQGSDAGAVAYDAINAAKASGADVVIVDTAGRLQAKHNLMEELRKVYRVITKEVPAERIESLLVLDAVMGQNAFRQAEVFNEVTPLTGVVLAKYDNTAKGGIVLAIADKLKLPIRYVGLGEAIEDLAPFVPSEFVDALLRSSDRSGEE comes from the coding sequence ATGGCTTTTTTCAAGGGTATTGCTTCCAAGTTGGCCAACGTCAGGGAGAAATGGAGCGAGGGAGTAGCCTCCCTCTTTTCCGGCAAGCTGGACGACGAGTTCTGGGAGGAGCTTACGGATCGTCTTATCGCCGGAGACGTAGGTGTAGAGCTCTCCGAAGAGTTGGCCGAGGAACTGAAAGAGACCTCTCGTCGAGAGGGGATCAGAGAACCGGAAGCTCTTCTGATTCGTTTCAAGGAGATACTTTCCTCCCGTCTGGAATCGGTCCCTATGATGGGAAAGCCTCTTTCTCCCGGATCGGGACTCTCAATCGTGGTCATGGTAGGGGTTAACGGCAGCGGCAAGACTACCACCACGGGGAAACTGGCTCAGCAGTTGGTGTCTCAGGGTAATAAAGTGGTGCTCGCAGCTGCGGACACCTTCAGGGCGGCTGCCTCGGAGCAGCTTCACGTCTGGGGTGAGCGTATAGGCATAAGGGTGATCTCCCAGCATCAGGGCAGCGACGCCGGAGCCGTGGCATACGACGCCATAAACGCCGCCAAAGCGTCCGGTGCCGATGTGGTCATAGTCGATACCGCCGGAAGGCTGCAGGCGAAACACAACCTCATGGAGGAGCTAAGGAAGGTCTATCGGGTCATAACTAAGGAGGTCCCGGCAGAAAGAATCGAGTCCCTCTTGGTGTTGGACGCCGTCATGGGACAAAACGCTTTTCGTCAGGCCGAGGTGTTCAACGAGGTAACCCCTCTTACCGGAGTGGTACTGGCAAAATACGACAACACCGCCAAGGGCGGAATCGTCTTGGCCATAGCGGACAAGCTTAAGCTTCCCATCAGATATGTCGGTCTTGGCGAGGCGATAGAGGACCTGGCTCCTTTCGTCCCGTCCGAGTTCGTCGACGCCCTTCTCAGATCCTCCGATAGATCCGGAGAGGAATGA